Genomic window (Chryseobacterium bernardetii):
CATCATTTCTTGTGGACATGGCTTTCATAATAGAGAAACCGCCAATTGAAGCCGGGGTAACTGCAGCTTCTGAGCCGCCACTGATGATCACTTTTGCTTTCCCGAGACGGATGTAGTTGAAAGCATCCATTAATGCTGTATTTCCTGTTGCACAGGCAGAAACTGTTGTGTAGTTGATTCCCCGAAGTCCATATTTCATGGAGATCATTCCTGAAGCCATATTGGCAATAAACTTGGGAACAAAGAACGGATTAAAACGTGGAGTACCATCGCCATTGGCAAAATCCATTACTTCCTTTTCAAAAGTCCACATTCCGCCCTGTCCTGTTCCCCAGATCACTCCTGAATCGAAAGGATCCATATTTTCAAGGTCCAAACCGGAATCCTGTATAGCTTCTGCAGAGGCGTACATTGCATATTGTGTGAAAAGGTCACTTCTTTTGATTTCGTTGTGGGTAAGATGTAGTTTTGGATCAAAACCTTTTACCTCACAGGCAAAGTGTACCTTAAATTTTTCTGAATCGAAATGAGTGATTAGCCCTGCTCCGCTCACTCCGTTAATACTGTTTTGCCAAAATTCTTCGACATTATTTCCCAAGGGTGTCACGGCTCCCAATCCTGTAATGACAACTCTTTTCATATTAGTTGATTGTTTAAAACTGATTAGATTTTATGAGGCAAAAGGTTTTTCCCCATATTTATTTCACTACTTTTTTTATCATTCTGTTTTCCGTTTGCAATATTATCATTTTTCTTTCGCTGCAGACGAATAAACAGGTATATTATTTATAGCATAATGAATATTTCTATGTAAAAATAGTTGATTACTACTTTTCCAAGATCATTGTTATACCTTGTCCACGAGCTGCACAGATCGAAATAAAGCCTTTTCCGCTTCCTTTTTGGTTCAGAAGTTTGGCTAATGTGGCTATTATCCTTCCACCTGTTGCTGCAAAAGGATGGGCAGCTGCCAGGCTTCCGCCTTTTACGTTCAATTTGTCTCTGTTGATCTTTCCAAGGGCCTTTTGTAATCCGAACTGTTTGGCCAGATCATCATTTTCCCAGATTTTGATAGTAGCCAGAACCTGAGCGGCAAAGGCTTCATGTATTTCATAATAATCAAAATCCTCAAGATTCATTCCCGCTTTTTCTAACATTCTTTCTGCCGCAAAAACAGGAGCCAATAGTAGATTCTGTTTGTTTTCTACGTATTCTATTCCTGCAAGTTCAGAGAATGTGATATAAGCCAGGATAGGAAGACCATTATCTTTTGCCCATTCTTCACTGGCTAATAAAACAGCGGAAGCACCATCTGTAAAAGGTGTAGAATTCCCTGCTGTGAGCGTTCCATTTTGTTTATCAAAAGCCGGTTTTAACTGAGATAATTTTTCAAGGCTGGTATCGCGACGCAGATTATTGTCATTATCAAGGCCGAAAGCAGGCGTTATCATATCCTCAAAAAATCCCTCATCATAAGCTTTCGCCATATTCTGATGACTTCTAAAAGAAAGCTGGTCCTGATCTTCTCTTGAAATGTTGTAGAATTTGGCCGTTATTTCTGTATGTTCTCCCATCACAAGACCTGTTTTAGGTTCCTGGCCTTTATAAGGAACAGGCATCCAGTCTTTGAGTTTTGGATCTAATAGCTGTTTGAGTTTTCCAAATGCAGATTTCTCTTTATTGGCTTTTAGAAGCGCCCTTCTCAATCGGGGAGAAGATTCGAAAGGAATATTGCTCATTGCTTCTACACCACAGGCAATACCACTTTCTATTTGTCCAAGGGCAATTTTATTCCCGATATAGATAGCCGCTTCAATTCCTGTATCACATGCCTGCTGAAGATCGCATGCGGGAGTAGCAGGGTTCAGAGAGGTATTCATTACGGTTTCCCTGATGAGGTTACTCTCAGAGATATGTTTGATAACCGCACCGCCGGCAACTTCTCCAAGTAATTTACCTTTTAATTGATAGCGGTCTATTAGCCCGTTCAGGGCAGCCAGTAAAAGATCCTGGTTCCCTTTTTCGGAATAGGCGGTATTCATTCTGGCAAACGGGATTCTGTTGTATCCTACAATAGCCACTTTTTTTGTTTCCATATTATTTAATTTATGATGGAAGAATTGTGAGTTCCTGATCGATCATATCTTTGACCTTATCCAAAGCCTGATTCAGAAATTTTTCATCATCCATAGTTTTTGAAAGCAAAATTCCGCCTTCTATGAGCATGATAAAAAGTGAAGCATACTCATCAGCTTTCGCCGAAGATTTCAGTTCACCGTTTTTCTGTCCCTGAATAATGACTGCTGTTATCTTTTCCGTCCATACTGTAAATGATTTCTGAACATACTTTTTAAGCACAGGAAAAGAATCATCAGCTTCTGTGGCAGCATTCATCAGTGGGCACCCTCCATTTGAAAAGACTGAGCGCCAGTTTTTCCTGTAGAATGCTACAAAAGCATGGAGTTTTTCCGTTGAGGTTGGATACTGATCACCAAGTGAATGGCTCATTACCTTACTCAGCAGGCCTGCATTGTATTTATATACTTCAACGGCTACCTCATCTTTATTCTCAAAGTTTCCATAAATACTTCCTTTGGTGAGCCCGGTAGCTTGAGTTATATCTGAAAGGGATGTAGCATTATAGCCTTTGGTATTGAACAAAGCTGCTGTTTTCTCAATGATAAATTGTTTTGTCTTTTCTGCCTTTGACATTTTAAATACTTAAGTACGATGCAAATATACAAAAATATACCAAACGGTATATTTTATTTTAAAATTAAGTCTGAGAACTTAAAGGATCCCAGACTTATTGTATAAAATATCTCCTTAAGCTAAAGTGGCATTCAAAGTGATTTCAAAATTGAATGCTGCGCTTACAGGACATCCTTCCTCTGCGATCTTGGCATATTTCTGAAAATCTTCTTCAGAAATTCCAGGAATTTTTGCCGTAAGGGTTAATTCAGACTTTGTAATTTTTCCAATGCTCGGGTCAAGGGTAATTACCGAAGTGGTGGTTAATTCTTCAGGAGCGTAACCTGCCTGGGAAAGTTCAGCACTTAATTTCATGGTAAAGCATCCGGCATGGGCAGCGGCCAGTAATTCTTCAGGATTGGTACCCACACCATCTGCAAAACGGCTGTTAAAAGAATACTGAGTCTGGTTTAAAGTAGTGCTTTGCGTAGTGATATGTCCTTTTCCTTCTTTAATTGTACCGTTCCAAACGGCTGTTGCGTTACGTCTCATACTGTTGGATTTTGATTAATATTAATTGATATTGATGTAAAAATAATTCCATGATGAAAATTATCCTGTATAAAGATACAAAAAAGCTTTATTTGAGGCAGATTAAATTGTATAAACCGGATTTTATTCTGAGATGCATATCAAAGCTGGGTAAAAAAAACATCAAATATGTTTTTACATTGATATTATTTTATCAAATTTACAAATATTTGTACTGCGACCGGTATTATAACTTTTTAAACAGCCTGTATGAACTGCCTGGAAAATATTCTTAGAGAAATAACTCCACTATCTCCTGAGGATAGTTTTCTGGTATTTGACAGGATTAAAGAGTCTTTTGATTTTCCCTATCATTATCATCCGGAAATAGAAATTAACTTCGTGTACAAAGGTAAAGGGTATCGCAGAATGATCGGAGATCATACAGGTGAAATTGGAGATATAGAATTAGTGTTAGTTGGCCCCAATTTACCTCATTGCTGGGCAAATTATAGATGTAAATATAAAAAGACCCACGAAATTACCATACAGTTTAATCAGGACTTTTTTAATCAGACGCTGATGCAGAAAAATATCCTGAAACCTATCAATAATCTTATTAAAGACTCAATCAGGGGGATCTTATTTTCTAGGGAAACCGCTGAAAAACTAAAAGATTCGTTTCTCAATCTGTCAAAAATGAACAGTTTTGAATCCTTTATAGAAATTATGAAGATTCTTAATGAACTGGCTGTTGCAGAAGATAAAGTACTTTTATCTTCCTACAGTATTGATTCCGAAACTTTTGATGATAATGATAAAATGAAGGTAATCCATGACTTTGTCCATAAGCATTTTGAAAATAAAATCACCCTGGACAACGTAGCTTCACTGGTCAATATGAGTAATGTAACCTTCAATAGATTCATTAAAAAAAGAACAGGAAAAACATTTATCAATTACCTTAATGAAATCCGTATAAGCTATGCTGCCCGGTGGCTGATGGAAAAGAATCTTACTGTTTTTGAAATTGCTTTTGAGGCCGGATTTAATAATATTGCAAACTTCAATAAAGTTTTTAAATCTATTAAAAAGACCACTCCAACCGAGTTTAGAGAACAATTTAAGGGAGTGAAGAAAATAGAATAATATCTTCCAGTTATTTACAAACTTATCAATCATAATCCTTTAAAAACAATTATATTTTTCCTATCCAAGCTTGAAAAATTACAAATAATTCCTCTTTTTTGGGTTGTTGTCTTTTGATTTAATACATTGATATTTAGTTTGTTATTGGTGTTTCTGTTAATTATATGAAAAAATAATATCGTTTTATGATAAAATAGTATTATATCGGACTGTTTACAAAATTTAGATTTGTTAATGTGAATTAAATCTTAACAAAACTTTAAATAATTTAATACATAAACAGCAAAATTTTGCTGAAAAAAACAATAATTTAATTTGTATTGAAAATAAAGTGATGTCATTGATTCTCAATTAAATCTAACGAATCTATACCTTATGAGAAAAGCAGTTATACCCGTTCTGTTAGTTTTTTCACTTACTGCAAATGCACAGGAGAAAAAATCAGCCGACACTACGAAGACAACCAGTATTGAGGAGGTCGTAGTCACCTCTTTGGGGATTAAAAGACAGGCTCGCGCACTTACTTATTCCAGTCAGCAGATTGGAGGAGATGAGCTTACAGAAGTGAAAACGCCCAATTTTTTAAACTCTATCAGTGGAAAAGTTTCCAATGTACAGATCAATAGAACTAACGGTGTAGGAAGTTCGGTTAGGGTTTTAATGAGAGGAAATAAATCAGCCAGTAGTAGTCAGCCTTTATACGTAATAGATGGTATTCCCATTATTAATAGTGTTGGTAAGGCTCCAGAGGCCAGCCAATACTCTACAATGCCAGATGCAGGAGATGTTTTAAGTTCCATCAATCCAGATGATATTGAAAGTATCAACTTCTTAAAAGGAGCTTCCGCTTCTGCTCTTTATGGATCTATTGGAGGGAATGGTGTAATTCTGATTACTACAAAAAAAGGAAAAGTAGGTAAAAGCTCTATAAGTTACAATACTAGCTTTACAGTAGATCAGGCATATAGCCTTCCTAAATTACAGCATAGTTATCTGTCTTATGATCCGGCAGTCTCTGGACAAACTCCTGGCATTTCCAATGAAAGCTGGGGGGCGAAAGGAGCTTCTAAGGATCATCTCAAAGATTTTCTACAAACTGGTACAACATGGGTTAATAGCCTTTCTTTCCAGTCAGGAACCGAAAAATCAACAAATTATTTCTCAATAGGAAATACTACGAATAAAGGGATTATTCCTTCTTCTTATTTCGATCAGTACAATGTCTCTTTTAGAAACTCAAGTAAATATCTGAATGATAAATTAACCTTGGATGCTAATTTTATTGGCTCTTTACAAAACAGTATCAATAGACAGACTCCCGGTGTTTCTTTTTCACCATTGGTGAGTTTATACTGGCTGCCAAGAGGAGTAGACTTTGATCAATATAATAATAGTAACTATTCTTTTATAGATAAAACAAGATTATTACCTGCTCAGAATTGGTGGGCTATAGGAGCAGATGGAAAATTCAACGGAAATCCTGCAACACAAAACCCTTACTGGATATTAAACAGAAATAAAGTTACTGTTAACAATAAAAATACTTATAGTGCCTTATCATTGGCATATCAAATCAATCCATGGTTGTCAGCAAGAGTAAGAGGTAACTATAGCTGGAATATTACGGATAGCCAAAGAGGTGTTTCGGCATATTCTGATCCAAATCTTATAACGAGCAATGGAGAAAATGGAAGATTCCTTCAAAACAAATACGAAAACACATCTACTTACGGAGACGTTTTATTAGTAGGGAGTCCAAAATTAAGTGAAGACATTTCATTAGATTTTACAGTGGGAGGAAGTATCAATACTTCAAGAAATACAGTTACAGAAATTGATAATGCTTATTTAGCAGCTCCAAATTTGTTTACTGTAAGTAACCTGCAATGGAATGTAAACAGGGGTGTAGGAGATGGCTTTCATAATATAATTTATAGTACTAAAAAACAGATCCAGTCGGTTTTTGCAAGTGCATCTTTGGGATATAAGAATATGTTCTTTGTAGATATGACTTTTAGAAATGACTGGGATTCCAGTTTGGCTTATACAGGAACTAATGGATATGATTATGAATCTGTGGGGGCTAATGCTGTATTATCTTCAATTTTTAAACTTCCTGAAGCTATTAACTTTTGGAAAATAAGAGGATCTTATGCTACTGTAGGATTAGGACTGCCTCCCAATTTGACAACCGCAACCGATCCATATAATACTGCTTACGGATATATTGTTGATGCCGGTCAGATTATATATCCTAAATATTCACTTGTTACAGATCCTGCTTTCAAAGAATTATTTGTAAAGCCGGAGCTCAATAAAACTTTTGAAGTGGGTACTGAATTAAGATTGTTAAAAAACCGTTTAAGTTTTGATATCACCTATTACAATTCAAATGCGACCAACCAGCTTTTACCTATTACCATTTCTTCTAACTTAGGAGGTTTGCCGTCTGGTTCATATTATGTAAATGCTGGAAAGATACAAAATACAGGTTTTGAAGCTTCTCTATCCTATAAAATATTAGATTCAGAAAAATTGGGTTGGACAGCTAGTTTAAATGGTTCTGCAAACAAAAACAAAATTGTAGAATTATTTCCTGATCGATTAAATGTTAAGGACGATTTGCTCCTTGCGCTTACTGGTGGTGGAGCTTATACAAAACTTAGAGTGGGTGGATCTTTCGGAGATATCTATGGTATTAAGTTCCTGAGGGATGATCAGGGAAGAATTTTAGTAGATGCCCAGGGAAAGCCTATAGCAGATAAACAACAAATTGGTTATTTGGGTAATCCGAATCCTAAATTTATGTTAGGGTTTAATAACTCCTTTAATATTGGAAAATTGGGAATATCTTTTCTTATTGATGGGAAATTCGGAGGTCAGGTTCTGTCTCTTACAGAAAAAGCAAATGATTTGCTTGGGGTAAGCCAGAACAGTGCTTCTGCCAGAGATGCAGGCGGAGTGTCTATCCCTAATGCTATATATGCACCAGGAACACCAAATGCAGGAGCAGCCTATACTGGATTAACTGATGCACAAGCTTATTATAAAGCCGTAGGAGCAAATCAGGAAGGTGCAGGAATTGATGAAGCCTATATCTACAGCGCAACCACAGTAAGGCTGCGCCAGGCATCCATAGGGTATACTTTTGATATCAATTCTAGCTACCTGAAGAATGCAACGGTAAGTATCGTGGGAACAAATCTGTTTTTCTTTTATAAAAAAGCGCCGTTTGATCCTGAGCAGGTTTCAGGAAACACCCCTGGTGGTGTAGGAGTGGATTCTTTTGGTATACCTATTACCAGATCTATCGGATTATCACTAAAAGCTAACTTCTAAATTATAATACTACAATGAAAATAATTAATATAAAAACCTATATGCTTGGAATGGCAGTGCTTCTTTCTGCCTCCAGTTGTACCGGAGATTTTGAGCAGTTTAATCAAGAGAAAGTTGGTGGTCCGGAAAATTTTTATGCAGACTTTAAGGCAATTGTAGATCCTATGAAAGCCATGCAAAGAGGTTTTCAAGCAGATTATCAGTTAGCGACCAATCTCAATGCAGATATGTTTAGTGGAATGTTTAGTACAGCATCACAATTTAATGGAGGTACAAATAATCTTACTTATCTAATGATGGATAACTGGAACAATAGGATCATTTCGAAACAGCAGGATACTTTTAATAATTCTATTATCATTGATAACGCTGCAAAAAACAACTATCCCGGGATAGATTTCACAGCCACTTTTGCCGTTAAAAAAATATTGAAAATTATTATGGCGGCAAGAGTTTCAGACCGTCATGGGCCTGTAGTGTATAGTAAATATGACACCCCAAATGCAAACGGTATTACAGATTTTGATTCTCAGCAAGACGCTTACAACAATTTTATTAATGACCTTACCATTGCTATTTCTGATTTGCAAAAAGTACAAAATACTCCCGCAACTCAGAATGTAGAAGAT
Coding sequences:
- the fabF gene encoding beta-ketoacyl-ACP synthase II, producing the protein MKRVVITGLGAVTPLGNNVEEFWQNSINGVSGAGLITHFDSEKFKVHFACEVKGFDPKLHLTHNEIKRSDLFTQYAMYASAEAIQDSGLDLENMDPFDSGVIWGTGQGGMWTFEKEVMDFANGDGTPRFNPFFVPKFIANMASGMISMKYGLRGINYTTVSACATGNTALMDAFNYIRLGKAKVIISGGSEAAVTPASIGGFSIMKAMSTRNDDFATASRPYDADRDGFVLGEGAGALVLEEYEHAVARGAKIYAEIAGAAMTADAYHMTAPHPDGIGAIKAMQVAVKEAGANMEDIDYINPHATSTPIGDTIELAAINKAFKGSKNLDISATKSMTGHLLGAAGAVEAILSIKAIENGIIPPTINLHKIDESIPKDLNIVFGEAKERNINFALSNAFGFGGHNATVVFKKFR
- a CDS encoding acetyl-CoA C-acetyltransferase, yielding METKKVAIVGYNRIPFARMNTAYSEKGNQDLLLAALNGLIDRYQLKGKLLGEVAGGAVIKHISESNLIRETVMNTSLNPATPACDLQQACDTGIEAAIYIGNKIALGQIESGIACGVEAMSNIPFESSPRLRRALLKANKEKSAFGKLKQLLDPKLKDWMPVPYKGQEPKTGLVMGEHTEITAKFYNISREDQDQLSFRSHQNMAKAYDEGFFEDMITPAFGLDNDNNLRRDTSLEKLSQLKPAFDKQNGTLTAGNSTPFTDGASAVLLASEEWAKDNGLPILAYITFSELAGIEYVENKQNLLLAPVFAAERMLEKAGMNLEDFDYYEIHEAFAAQVLATIKIWENDDLAKQFGLQKALGKINRDKLNVKGGSLAAAHPFAATGGRIIATLAKLLNQKGSGKGFISICAARGQGITMILEK
- a CDS encoding TetR/AcrR family transcriptional regulator: MSKAEKTKQFIIEKTAALFNTKGYNATSLSDITQATGLTKGSIYGNFENKDEVAVEVYKYNAGLLSKVMSHSLGDQYPTSTEKLHAFVAFYRKNWRSVFSNGGCPLMNAATEADDSFPVLKKYVQKSFTVWTEKITAVIIQGQKNGELKSSAKADEYASLFIMLIEGGILLSKTMDDEKFLNQALDKVKDMIDQELTILPS
- a CDS encoding OsmC family protein translates to MRRNATAVWNGTIKEGKGHITTQSTTLNQTQYSFNSRFADGVGTNPEELLAAAHAGCFTMKLSAELSQAGYAPEELTTTSVITLDPSIGKITKSELTLTAKIPGISEEDFQKYAKIAEEGCPVSAAFNFEITLNATLA
- a CDS encoding AraC family transcriptional regulator; amino-acid sequence: MNCLENILREITPLSPEDSFLVFDRIKESFDFPYHYHPEIEINFVYKGKGYRRMIGDHTGEIGDIELVLVGPNLPHCWANYRCKYKKTHEITIQFNQDFFNQTLMQKNILKPINNLIKDSIRGILFSRETAEKLKDSFLNLSKMNSFESFIEIMKILNELAVAEDKVLLSSYSIDSETFDDNDKMKVIHDFVHKHFENKITLDNVASLVNMSNVTFNRFIKKRTGKTFINYLNEIRISYAARWLMEKNLTVFEIAFEAGFNNIANFNKVFKSIKKTTPTEFREQFKGVKKIE
- a CDS encoding SusC/RagA family TonB-linked outer membrane protein yields the protein MRKAVIPVLLVFSLTANAQEKKSADTTKTTSIEEVVVTSLGIKRQARALTYSSQQIGGDELTEVKTPNFLNSISGKVSNVQINRTNGVGSSVRVLMRGNKSASSSQPLYVIDGIPIINSVGKAPEASQYSTMPDAGDVLSSINPDDIESINFLKGASASALYGSIGGNGVILITTKKGKVGKSSISYNTSFTVDQAYSLPKLQHSYLSYDPAVSGQTPGISNESWGAKGASKDHLKDFLQTGTTWVNSLSFQSGTEKSTNYFSIGNTTNKGIIPSSYFDQYNVSFRNSSKYLNDKLTLDANFIGSLQNSINRQTPGVSFSPLVSLYWLPRGVDFDQYNNSNYSFIDKTRLLPAQNWWAIGADGKFNGNPATQNPYWILNRNKVTVNNKNTYSALSLAYQINPWLSARVRGNYSWNITDSQRGVSAYSDPNLITSNGENGRFLQNKYENTSTYGDVLLVGSPKLSEDISLDFTVGGSINTSRNTVTEIDNAYLAAPNLFTVSNLQWNVNRGVGDGFHNIIYSTKKQIQSVFASASLGYKNMFFVDMTFRNDWDSSLAYTGTNGYDYESVGANAVLSSIFKLPEAINFWKIRGSYATVGLGLPPNLTTATDPYNTAYGYIVDAGQIIYPKYSLVTDPAFKELFVKPELNKTFEVGTELRLLKNRLSFDITYYNSNATNQLLPITISSNLGGLPSGSYYVNAGKIQNTGFEASLSYKILDSEKLGWTASLNGSANKNKIVELFPDRLNVKDDLLLALTGGGAYTKLRVGGSFGDIYGIKFLRDDQGRILVDAQGKPIADKQQIGYLGNPNPKFMLGFNNSFNIGKLGISFLIDGKFGGQVLSLTEKANDLLGVSQNSASARDAGGVSIPNAIYAPGTPNAGAAYTGLTDAQAYYKAVGANQEGAGIDEAYIYSATTVRLRQASIGYTFDINSSYLKNATVSIVGTNLFFFYKKAPFDPEQVSGNTPGGVGVDSFGIPITRSIGLSLKANF